The Fusarium keratoplasticum isolate Fu6.1 chromosome 4, whole genome shotgun sequence genome contains the following window.
TGTGGTGATCTCAAGGTGGTCAGCTGACCTGATTGGATCTTCACCGAGACCCACCCGCTGCTCACCTCACACCGAACACCTCACCTGGCCCCGATTTCCAGACAGCTCCCTTCACTCAATGTCGAGCTTCGTCAACTCCGGGACATGACCGCTGCCATGGCGCCCGTGATCCCCTACACGTACATACAATGTCCCTGCTCCGACCTCTCGCCTCCCGACCTCCCAGACAGCCCTCAGCCGCAGGACTCCTCCGACGATGAGCGATCATTTGACCCCCGTGCCCCTCGATCCAACTTCAGCCTCTATCCCCTCGAGCACCTCCTCTACTGCGAAGATTGCCAGCAGATTCGATGTCCTCGATGTGTCAATGAGGAGGTAGTCACATACTACTGCCCCAACTGCCTGTTCGAGGTTCCTAGCAGTAACCTCCGCAGCGAGGGCAACAGGTACACCAACCTTCCCAGGTCATGATATCTCCGTCCTAACGCGACTTGCACAGGTGTACACGAAGCTGCTACCAATGTCCCGTATGCATCGGTCCCCTCCAGGTCATGGCGCTGGCGCCTACAGACCCGGCCCATCTCGCAACAGACGCCTCGtcccacggccacggcccGTACGCCCTCTTCTGCCAGTACTGCAACTGGACCTCGACCGAGATCGGCATCGACTTTGACCGCCCCAGCGGCATCCACTCGCAGCTgtccaagatcaacaacggCGGCGACCTCAAGCTCACGGCAAAGGAGTTCAAAGAACGGCGCAAGGAGAATCCTGAGGAGCCCCCACCAGCGGATAACGACGTGGACACGGATCTGCAGTTTGCCAACCTCAAGTCGTTTTACCAGGCGCAGTTGGTGGATGCTAATGCTTCACTGGGTGGCATGTCTCTGCTCAATGACAACGTCGGCTTCTCGTCCCCTGCAGCGCTATCTAGGATAATGTCCATCTACACCGGGCATGGACACGCCCGGAAGCGCCAGGGTCCTTCGGACGTGATGCGGGAGGCTCTCAATACAGAGGAAGGACTCAAGTTAGCGGACCTAGATGAGTCTGCCGAAATCAAGAGGCTACATCAGGAGGGTTGGGACACTACTGCTTCCAACGAGCAAAACGCCCAGCAGACAGAGGTGAAGCGGTTCCAGGATGGCCTACGACCGATACCATACCTCCTCAGGACGAAACGCTCTAAGCGTTGCTCTGTATGTCGAcacatcatctccaagccagAAAACAAGGTCACGTCGACGAGATTCAAGATTCGCCTTGTCGCAAAGGCCTACATCCCGACAATCAGCATCCGCCCTCTGAATCCCACAGCCGGGCCAATTCCTACTACACATCGTCCGCAGATCGCCCTAGAGCCTCCTCTGAAACCTCTCAACCCCTATCACTACATCCTCACGTTCAACAACCCCATCTTTGACGGTATCAAGGTCACGCTTGCGACGCCAAACAGTACGCCTGGCAGGTTCTCCAGCAAGGTGACCATTCTGTGCCCTCAGTTTGAGGTTGGGGCCAACACGGACATGTGGGATGACGCTCTCAAGGATGATGACCGAGACAAGAGGCGGAAGGGTGAAGACAGCAATGGTCAGCCTGAAGCTGGTAAGATCTGGGAACGCGGCCGGAACTGGGTGAGCATCATCTTGGAAGTGGTTCCTGCGCCACTTCGCCCAGAGGACTTGATTGGCGACAAGGTGGACAAGAGTCCACTgagagaggacgaggatgttTTGGAGATACCTATGTTTGTCAGGATGGAATGGGAGGCTGACTCTCAGCAGGACGTCGGCACAGCGCCTgggaaggacaaggacgctCGGGAGAAGAAAGAGCTAGCATACTGGTGCGTGCTAGGTGTTGGCCGCATCAGACAAGAGTCAAGATAATGAGTCAAGATACAAAAGAGACAGACACACACATGGCATGAGGCACATAGATCTAGATACCCAATGTTGGACGAGTCATGGACGGAAGAAGTGTTTAAGTTGTCTTGTCAAATCATACCGCAGCTTGTACCATTCATCAAGCTACTTCTCTTTAAGACGCCAAGCCCTTTTTTGACCAACCAATGTTAAAATCACTCCCAGCCCTGAGAAAATTGTTCATGACACAGATAATTCCGCAAACTTAGTAGTCGGCGGGACCGCTCTGAGGGAACTCGAAGTTGACGTTGCGGCCAGTCAGACGTCGGTAGACCTCAGAGTAGGTGTCGAGGCGGTAGTCAACACCACCACGctccttctcgtcgaggatgaccttgaggagcttggagcCGTCCTCCTTGGTGCGGACGCGCTTGCCGACAATCTCAACGGGGTAGGTGAGATCCTCAAGGATAGCGTCGTGGACAGCAGTGAGAGTTCGCGAACGGGGtcgcttctgcttctgggTGTTGCGGGAGCGGGCAGATCGCTTGGGGCGGGGGAGGATGCGGCGCGAGGCGAGGATCAGGACATGGCGGTCGGAGAacttcttctcgagctcaCGGGTCAGGCTGAATGTCGTTAGTTGTGACTTCAATCATCTAGGAGAAGGATATCTTACCGCTGCTGAACACGGTGGAAGCCCTGCAGGGAAGGGACGGGGACAAAGATGACAATAGCCTTCTTGCCGTGGCCAACCTCGATCTAATCAAGATCCCAAGTCAGCATGCGAGCTCCAGGACAAAACCTTGGACCGCTTCCCGTCCTGTTCCACAGAAGTCAATGATACTCCGGCTGGCACGCCCGCCCCGGCGACACAAGTTGCGCTGCGCATTCAATCTTTCTCCAGGAGCAAGATCTCTCGACGGCGCGTCGGGGGGCGAAGTGGTGGGCCATTGCAAACAGGGTTTCTTGTGGGAACAGGAAGTTCTCGGACAACctaggtttttttttcttcgtTCATCATGGTGTTCTCACCTCACGGGCAGAGACGAACTGCAGAGGTCGCAGAGCAACCTTGAGGTCGGCAGTGTTGGTCTCGAGGTCGTAGAGAGCCTGGGCGATGCTCGACTCGAGCTCGGAGGGGTTCTGCCGCGAAGGGCTGTTGGGAGCGATCTTGTTCAGGGCCTGGGCGCTCATTTTGACTGACGGTGCACTGCGTTagttgacgacgacaaagGGTGCTTGGTGTTGCGAAGGGCCGTTGCAAGTTTTGGGGTTTGTGAGGGTGGGTCGCTAAATTGGGGTTTTCAAACCCTCGAATTGTGCGCGAGTGCGGTGGGTCTCCCTGATGCCTGAGGCTGCAACTTTGGCTCACCCACCGACCTTCACCGAGACATGTGGGGCCGTGTCACCGAGGCTGATCTTATCATCATCGGGGATCTACGAATTCCCACTCGCACACTGACACGGCATCTTAAACAGTTCATCACCTCCCCAGGCAACAACAGTATGCCATACCGCTCATTCCTGCTCAACAAGTTCACGACATCATACAATTAAAGGCTTCCGAACTCCGAGGAATGATTCTCGTACCTCATACACTGAACAATACTCGTTTATACCCCAGGACAGTCAAGCAAGGGTCTATCTAACTCTATCCCAATTCCGGTATTACACGCATATCTCTTAACCCTCTCCGCCCTCAGggtcctcatcctcatc
Protein-coding sequences here:
- a CDS encoding 40S ribosomal protein S7, yielding MSAQALNKIAPNSPSRQNPSELESSIAQALYDLETNTADLKVALRPLQFVSAREIEVGHGKKAIVIFVPVPSLQGFHRVQQRLTRELEKKFSDRHVLILASRRILPRPKRSARSRNTQKQKRPRSRTLTAVHDAILEDLTYPVEIVGKRVRTKEDGSKLLKVILDEKERGGVDYRLDTYSEVYRRLTGRNVNFEFPQSGPADY